A single Paenibacillus kribbensis DNA region contains:
- a CDS encoding glycoside hydrolase family 43 protein yields the protein MNDQLVSQTIRYSNPILPGFYPDPSIVRAGEYFYLICSSFEYFPGVPIFQSRDLIHWEQIGHVLNQPNQLDLTDRKSSDGIYAPSLRYFEGIFYMITTDVGGIGNFYVTAAAPAGPWSEPIHVPYGGIDPSLFFDDDGKVYVSAQQGADYDSHVIQYEINIATGEALSEPQVVWRGDGGPWTEGPHLYKINGMYYMMSASGGTAKEHREIVGRSDNPYGPFERYPEPILTHRGLDHPIQYLGHADLVEDVNGNWWSVFLGVRLTENGYSVLGRETFLAPVIWKDEWPHIDNNEGCVKLEMSVARLPAAAPQAPGTAAGEGRDDFAADHLGPEWIFVRNPPDGSYSLDEAPGSLTLRGQAAGLGDVGQIAFAGKRQQHTLASFITCMSFAPTAEGEEAGLCARRDEDAHYEIGVLRSGDRNRVMARLTIRGESRIVYEAETEAERLLLKIEATENEYTLSYSEDDENWSSIAAGPARALSPEDFVNKMCFTGVVIGLYATGNGHPSGVPARFDWFEYQAKQQ from the coding sequence ATGAATGATCAATTGGTATCGCAAACCATTCGTTACTCAAATCCCATACTTCCCGGCTTTTATCCAGATCCAAGCATTGTCAGGGCGGGAGAGTACTTTTATCTGATTTGCAGTTCGTTTGAATATTTTCCCGGCGTTCCAATCTTCCAGAGTCGGGATCTGATTCACTGGGAACAAATCGGTCATGTGCTGAACCAGCCCAATCAGCTTGATCTGACGGATCGCAAGAGCTCTGATGGCATTTATGCACCGTCACTCCGTTATTTTGAAGGCATCTTCTACATGATCACAACCGATGTAGGAGGGATCGGGAATTTCTATGTTACAGCGGCGGCTCCGGCCGGACCTTGGTCGGAGCCGATCCATGTTCCATACGGCGGTATTGATCCTTCGCTGTTTTTTGACGATGACGGCAAGGTGTACGTCAGCGCACAGCAGGGAGCGGACTACGACTCCCATGTCATCCAGTATGAAATCAATATTGCGACTGGAGAAGCGCTTTCCGAGCCGCAGGTGGTCTGGCGCGGCGATGGAGGTCCATGGACGGAAGGACCTCATTTATACAAGATTAACGGAATGTATTATATGATGTCCGCCTCTGGGGGAACAGCGAAGGAACACCGGGAGATCGTCGGACGGAGCGACAATCCTTATGGTCCGTTTGAGCGTTATCCAGAGCCGATCCTGACGCATCGGGGGCTTGATCATCCAATTCAGTATTTGGGCCATGCTGATCTGGTGGAAGATGTAAACGGTAATTGGTGGTCTGTTTTTCTCGGCGTTCGGTTGACAGAGAACGGTTACAGCGTACTCGGTCGGGAAACCTTTCTGGCTCCGGTCATCTGGAAGGACGAATGGCCGCATATTGACAATAACGAGGGCTGTGTCAAGCTGGAAATGTCGGTTGCGCGTCTGCCCGCAGCGGCGCCCCAAGCGCCGGGCACCGCTGCGGGCGAAGGCCGGGACGACTTTGCCGCAGACCATCTCGGACCCGAGTGGATCTTTGTGCGAAATCCGCCCGATGGCAGTTATTCGCTTGATGAAGCTCCCGGGTCTTTGACACTGCGCGGACAGGCGGCAGGACTCGGGGATGTCGGCCAGATCGCTTTTGCAGGTAAAAGGCAGCAGCATACGCTGGCAAGTTTCATCACTTGCATGTCGTTTGCGCCAACTGCTGAAGGTGAAGAGGCTGGATTATGCGCACGCCGGGATGAGGATGCCCATTATGAGATTGGGGTGTTGCGTTCTGGAGACCGCAATCGGGTCATGGCGCGTCTGACCATTCGTGGAGAATCCCGGATCGTCTATGAGGCTGAGACAGAAGCGGAGCGACTTTTGCTAAAAATCGAAGCGACTGAGAATGAGTATACTCTGTCCTATTCGGAGGATGACGAGAACTGGTCCAGTATAGCTGCAGGTCCGGCACGGGCGTTGTCTCCAGAGGATTTTGTGAATAAAATGTGCTTCACCGGGGTAGTCATTGGTCTGTATGCAACAGGAAATGGCCACCCAAGCGGGGTGCCTGCGCGATTCGATTGGTTTGAGTATCAGGCTAAGCAGCAGTAA
- a CDS encoding carbohydrate ABC transporter permease, protein MMRRTQTSGPGSTIALSRRRPGSRGVEPFIFNTFNTIFMIILVIVTLYPFLNTIVVSFNAGNDTIRGGLYLWPRQFTLQNYKAVFASGTIYDAFLISVARTVISTLLNIFLTTMLAYTLSRREYVFRKPITTIFVLTMYFNAGLIPGYFLMKDLNLINSFLVYVLPSMVSAFNLIVIRTYIYTIPESLVESARIDGAGDFKIFWRVILPLCKPVLATIALFVAVGAWNSWFDAFLYTSSKQELSTLQYELMKLLSSSMNANSNPAVSNGVGMEHATQVTPISIRAAITVVASIPILVVYPFMQKYFVVGLNVGSVKE, encoded by the coding sequence ATGATGAGGAGAACTCAGACGTCCGGTCCAGGGAGCACAATTGCACTCTCCAGACGCCGCCCAGGAAGCAGGGGAGTAGAGCCGTTCATTTTCAACACATTTAATACAATATTTATGATTATCCTGGTCATTGTTACCTTGTATCCGTTCCTAAATACGATTGTAGTTTCGTTTAATGCGGGGAATGACACGATCAGAGGCGGCCTCTATCTATGGCCTCGGCAGTTCACCTTGCAGAATTATAAAGCGGTATTTGCTTCGGGTACTATTTATGATGCATTCCTGATTTCGGTTGCACGTACCGTGATTTCGACCTTGCTGAATATTTTCTTGACCACAATGCTGGCTTATACGCTCAGCCGGCGGGAATATGTATTCCGCAAGCCTATTACAACGATTTTTGTCCTGACAATGTATTTTAACGCAGGTCTGATTCCTGGCTATTTTCTGATGAAGGACCTGAATCTAATTAATAGTTTTTTGGTATATGTACTGCCATCAATGGTCAGCGCATTTAACCTGATTGTTATCCGTACCTATATCTACACGATTCCAGAGAGCTTGGTGGAATCAGCCAGAATAGATGGGGCAGGAGATTTTAAAATTTTCTGGAGAGTTATTTTACCGCTCTGCAAGCCTGTGTTGGCTACCATTGCGTTGTTTGTTGCGGTAGGTGCCTGGAACTCCTGGTTCGACGCTTTTTTGTATACCTCGTCCAAACAGGAGCTGAGCACGCTGCAATACGAGTTAATGAAGCTGCTCTCCTCCAGTATGAATGCCAACAGCAATCCTGCCGTGTCGAATGGTGTTGGAATGGAGCATGCTACCCAGGTTACACCCATTTCAATTCGCGCCGCTATCACTGTAGTAGCTTCTATTCCGATCCTGGTAGTGTATCCGTTCATGCAAAAATATTTTGTTGTTGGACTTAACGTAGGGAGTGTGAAGGAATAG